A stretch of Carnobacterium iners DNA encodes these proteins:
- a CDS encoding ISLre2 family transposase: protein MDNIISKLYEIIKESSDLIATEESIQLYMYEVFTELLGDIFIHINQTIKEQKQQEGWKVKREDWKTVQFIFGPVRYRRTLMADQENQNHYPLDEWLGIRKYQRHSPLVEVKVAELASKCTYRDTAETLKEWTAVAMSHQTVGSLLKRVGEAQAREDEEMVIELEESAALPEGKKVDYFYAEADGVFVRGTTKKKSLEVHHALVYEGWQKNGKRVSLKEPKAIMTTKKTAGFWAEVQAFTATHYALQHAQIITNSDGGPGYTADKFQETFSQSNYPVLNQLDAYHIFQGLNRAFGVQSNLFKQNIHQALKKHDLEALTIWLDTYESTLEETQAVEKLTSFRTYLLRNWDRIFDWREKVEQVPKDARGLGAMESNQRHISYRMKKRGMHWSEVGCEAMVKVKQGILNQTLREAYLHQQTRSTRQQRKVKQTVRVSSLMHQKTRQSVGAKKGTIPLYAPHSSAMGQLIKSFR, encoded by the coding sequence ATGGATAACATTATATCAAAATTATACGAAATAATAAAGGAATCAAGCGATTTAATTGCTACAGAAGAATCTATTCAGCTTTATATGTATGAAGTATTTACGGAATTATTAGGAGATATATTTATACACATAAACCAAACGATTAAGGAACAAAAGCAACAAGAAGGATGGAAAGTAAAGCGAGAAGATTGGAAAACAGTCCAATTTATTTTTGGGCCTGTCCGTTACCGTCGTACTTTAATGGCAGATCAAGAGAATCAAAATCATTATCCATTAGATGAGTGGTTGGGGATTCGAAAATACCAACGTCATAGTCCGCTCGTAGAAGTCAAAGTAGCAGAGTTAGCCAGTAAGTGTACCTATCGGGACACCGCTGAAACACTGAAAGAATGGACAGCAGTAGCGATGAGCCATCAAACAGTAGGCAGCCTCCTTAAACGAGTGGGAGAAGCACAAGCGCGTGAAGACGAAGAAATGGTGATTGAGCTAGAAGAGTCAGCAGCGTTACCAGAAGGAAAAAAAGTCGATTATTTCTATGCCGAAGCAGATGGTGTATTTGTCCGTGGGACAACAAAGAAAAAAAGTTTAGAGGTTCATCATGCACTTGTTTATGAAGGCTGGCAGAAAAATGGAAAGAGAGTCTCCTTGAAGGAGCCTAAAGCCATTATGACGACTAAAAAGACGGCTGGTTTTTGGGCAGAAGTACAGGCTTTTACGGCGACTCATTACGCGTTACAACACGCTCAAATCATTACCAATAGCGATGGTGGACCAGGCTATACCGCAGATAAATTCCAAGAAACTTTTTCGCAGTCGAATTATCCCGTGTTGAATCAATTAGACGCTTATCACATCTTTCAAGGCCTGAACCGTGCTTTTGGTGTACAAAGTAATCTCTTTAAACAGAACATTCATCAAGCGCTTAAAAAACATGATTTAGAGGCCCTAACGATCTGGTTGGACACTTATGAAAGTACCTTAGAAGAAACACAAGCAGTAGAAAAACTGACTAGTTTTCGAACTTATCTTTTAAGAAATTGGGATCGGATTTTTGATTGGCGAGAAAAAGTAGAACAAGTACCGAAGGATGCCAGAGGTTTAGGCGCAATGGAATCGAATCAACGCCATATTTCTTATCGGATGAAAAAACGTGGAATGCATTGGAGCGAAGTCGGTTGTGAAGCCATGGTGAAAGTGAAACAAGGGATCTTAAATCAAACGTTACGTGAAGCATATCTTCACCAGCAAACTAGAAGTACAAGACAACAACGTAAGGTGAAACAAACCGTTCGTGTATCGTCTTTAATGCATCAAAAGACGCGTCAGTCAGTTGGGGCAAAGAAAGGAACGATTCCGTTGTATGCCCCTCATTCTTCAGCAATGGGGCAGTTAATTAAAAGTTTTCGATAA
- a CDS encoding glycosyltransferase family 2 protein, translating into MKNNLLSIIVPCYNEEGVLPIFFETAQKECEQLTSVSIEYIFVNDSLKDKTLTILRNLSNTYPNTVNYISFSRNFGKEAALYAGLQHAKGKYIAVMDADLQGPPSLLPKMLDTLQNTNEEIDCVATRRSSREGELYIRSLFVRQFYRLINRISDTEIVDGARDFQMMTRQMVDAILSVTEYNRFSKGIFSWVGFNTYYLEYENIERAAGQISWSFWQLFKYSIDGIVAYSGIPLSIASFVGFSSFLFSLVFALFIIIRTIIFKDPTSGWPSLVCLILTIGGIQLFCLGILGKYLGKMFLETKKRPLFIIKEENDPSN; encoded by the coding sequence TTGAAAAATAATTTATTATCTATCATCGTACCTTGCTACAATGAGGAAGGAGTTTTACCTATTTTTTTTGAAACAGCACAAAAAGAATGTGAGCAGCTAACTTCAGTATCTATTGAGTATATTTTTGTTAATGATAGTTTGAAAGATAAAACACTCACTATTCTGAGAAATCTTTCTAACACCTATCCCAATACAGTGAATTACATATCATTTTCACGAAACTTTGGTAAGGAAGCTGCTCTTTATGCTGGATTACAACATGCAAAAGGTAAGTATATAGCTGTAATGGACGCGGATTTACAAGGTCCTCCTAGTTTGCTGCCCAAAATGCTAGATACCTTACAAAATACTAACGAAGAAATTGACTGCGTAGCTACACGCAGAAGCTCACGTGAAGGTGAGCTATATATACGATCTTTATTTGTACGACAATTTTATAGACTAATTAATCGTATATCAGATACAGAAATAGTCGATGGGGCAAGGGATTTCCAAATGATGACGCGTCAAATGGTTGACGCTATCCTCTCGGTTACAGAATATAACCGTTTTTCAAAGGGAATTTTTAGTTGGGTTGGTTTTAATACCTACTATTTAGAATACGAAAATATAGAACGTGCTGCCGGTCAAATATCTTGGTCTTTTTGGCAATTGTTCAAATACTCTATTGATGGAATTGTAGCGTATTCAGGTATTCCATTGTCTATAGCAAGTTTTGTTGGGTTTTCATCGTTTCTCTTTTCGCTTGTATTTGCTCTTTTTATTATTATTCGAACAATCATTTTTAAAGACCCTACTTCGGGGTGGCCTTCACTGGTCTGTTTAATACTAACAATTGGAGGAATTCAATTGTTTTGTTTGGGCATTTTAGGGAAATACCTTGGGAAAATGTTTCTAGAAACAAAGAAAAGACCTCTTTTTATTATTAAAGAAGAAAACGACCCAAGTAATTAG
- a CDS encoding galactokinase, with the protein MELKGLKEKFVELFGDKELKAFFAPGRINLIGEHTDYNGGNVFPCAITLGTYGVAAKREDTTVNLYSENFPDLGVISFDLSDLTYREEDKWTNYPKGVLNYLKEAGHDISTGIDAAIYGTIPNGAGLSSSASIELLMGIILEDLFDLELTRLDLIKTGKKVENEFIGVNSGIMDQFAVGMGAEDKAILLDCNTLEYELIPVELGDHKIVIMNTKKRRELATSDYNSRRSECEQALEELQRFVPVASLGELDEATFETYENQLSNQTIKKRARHAVTENQRTIKAAKALKSGDLKEFGLLMNASHISLRDNYEVTGVELDTLVQAAWDQPGVIGARMTGAGFGGCSLAIVANDQIDPFIENVGKRYEAEIGYPAEFYIASISDGAKVL; encoded by the coding sequence ATGGAATTAAAAGGCCTGAAGGAAAAGTTTGTAGAACTGTTTGGTGACAAAGAATTGAAAGCGTTTTTCGCTCCAGGACGAATCAACTTAATTGGCGAGCACACTGATTACAATGGAGGGAACGTTTTTCCTTGTGCTATTACGTTAGGAACTTATGGAGTTGCAGCTAAAAGAGAAGATACGACAGTAAACTTATATTCTGAAAACTTTCCAGATTTAGGCGTCATTTCTTTTGATTTATCTGACTTAACTTATCGTGAGGAAGATAAATGGACTAATTATCCTAAAGGTGTATTGAATTATTTAAAAGAAGCAGGACACGATATTTCAACGGGAATTGACGCAGCAATTTATGGCACTATTCCTAATGGTGCTGGCTTATCTTCATCCGCTTCAATTGAATTGCTAATGGGAATTATCTTAGAAGACTTGTTTGACTTAGAGTTAACTCGTCTTGACTTAATTAAAACTGGTAAAAAGGTAGAAAATGAATTTATTGGAGTAAACTCTGGTATTATGGATCAATTTGCTGTTGGTATGGGAGCAGAAGATAAAGCCATACTACTTGATTGCAACACGTTAGAGTACGAATTGATTCCAGTTGAACTTGGCGACCATAAGATTGTAATTATGAATACAAAAAAACGTCGTGAACTAGCAACATCTGACTACAATTCAAGACGTAGTGAATGTGAGCAGGCATTAGAAGAGTTACAAAGATTTGTTCCTGTTGCTTCATTAGGTGAATTAGATGAAGCAACGTTTGAAACATATGAAAACCAATTATCGAATCAAACGATTAAAAAGCGTGCAAGACACGCGGTTACCGAAAATCAACGGACAATTAAAGCAGCAAAAGCACTAAAATCAGGTGATTTAAAAGAATTTGGATTGTTAATGAATGCTTCGCATATCTCTTTGAGAGACAACTATGAAGTGACGGGCGTTGAATTAGATACATTGGTCCAAGCTGCTTGGGATCAACCAGGAGTTATCGGAGCACGAATGACTGGAGCTGGCTTTGGTGGTTGCTCACTTGCGATAGTAGCTAATGATCAAATTGACCCATTTATTGAAAACGTTGGTAAACGATATGAAGCAGAAATCGGCTATCCAGCTGAGTTTTATATTGCAAGTATTAGCGACGGCGCAAAAGTATTATAA
- the galT gene encoding UDP-glucose--hexose-1-phosphate uridylyltransferase, with product MNTIENVNQLMIDFIEIGCQKKEIDSLDKILKTNQLLQLLGKIDFDPTLKASKHLSERLELLDQLIDCAVESGNISDLQTEREVLEAEIMNLVTPLTSEVNRQFWSHYAISPKQATDYFYQLSQANDYIKTRQIAKNSHFISQSPFGPLEITINLSKPEKDPKQIALAKQSTTTNYPTCLLCMENEGYAGHLNHPARSNHRIVRMPLNGEGWGLQYSPYAYYDEHCIFLSQEHKPMKLEKATFEKLLGIVEQFPHYFVGSNADLPIVGGSILTHDHYQGGRHTFAMEQAKITHSFDLKGFPSIEAGLVHWPMSVIRLKGSNKVEMIDAATLILEEWRGYSDPTVAIVAQTDNVSHNTVTPIARMNGDKFELDLVLRNNRVTAEFPDGIFHPHADVQHIKKENIGLIEVMGLAILPPRLKAELKEVERYLLNQENNMAESHREWAIEIKAQTKPMTDNVKEIIDKAVGEVFLRVLEDAGVYKQTDEGQAAFKSFIQTIQ from the coding sequence GTGAATACAATAGAAAATGTAAATCAACTGATGATAGATTTCATTGAAATCGGCTGTCAAAAAAAAGAAATTGACTCATTAGATAAAATTCTAAAGACTAACCAGTTATTGCAATTATTAGGTAAAATTGATTTTGACCCAACACTAAAAGCTTCTAAACACCTTTCTGAACGTTTGGAATTATTAGATCAACTAATTGATTGTGCGGTAGAATCAGGCAACATTTCAGATCTACAAACAGAGCGCGAGGTATTAGAAGCGGAAATAATGAATTTAGTAACTCCTTTAACATCAGAAGTTAACCGACAGTTCTGGTCGCACTATGCGATTAGTCCGAAACAGGCAACGGATTATTTTTATCAGTTAAGCCAAGCTAATGACTACATCAAAACAAGACAAATTGCAAAAAATAGTCATTTTATTTCGCAAAGTCCGTTTGGACCACTAGAAATTACGATTAATTTATCTAAACCAGAAAAAGACCCAAAACAAATTGCTTTAGCCAAACAATCAACGACTACGAATTACCCAACGTGCTTGTTGTGTATGGAGAATGAGGGCTATGCTGGACACCTTAATCATCCGGCAAGAAGCAACCATCGGATTGTCAGGATGCCTTTAAATGGTGAAGGATGGGGACTACAGTATTCTCCTTATGCGTATTATGATGAACATTGCATTTTTTTATCACAAGAACACAAGCCAATGAAACTAGAAAAAGCAACATTTGAAAAATTATTGGGTATTGTTGAACAATTTCCTCATTATTTTGTGGGTTCTAACGCTGACCTTCCGATTGTAGGTGGCTCTATTTTAACCCATGATCATTATCAAGGCGGAAGACACACGTTTGCTATGGAACAAGCAAAGATTACCCACTCATTTGACTTAAAAGGATTTCCATCCATTGAAGCAGGATTAGTTCATTGGCCAATGTCTGTTATTCGTTTGAAGGGTTCGAATAAAGTAGAAATGATTGATGCAGCAACGCTTATTCTTGAAGAATGGCGTGGTTACTCAGATCCAACGGTTGCAATCGTAGCGCAAACGGATAACGTTTCTCATAATACGGTTACTCCAATAGCACGAATGAACGGCGATAAGTTCGAATTAGATTTAGTCTTGCGAAATAATCGAGTAACAGCTGAATTTCCTGATGGTATTTTCCATCCTCATGCTGACGTGCAACACATTAAAAAAGAAAATATTGGCTTAATTGAAGTAATGGGTCTAGCTATCTTACCACCACGCTTAAAAGCAGAGTTAAAAGAAGTTGAGCGTTATTTGTTGAACCAAGAAAACAACATGGCAGAAAGTCATAGAGAATGGGCAATAGAAATAAAAGCACAAACAAAACCTATGACAGATAACGTAAAAGAGATAATCGACAAAGCAGTAGGCGAAGTGTTCTTGCGCGTTTTAGAAGACGCTGGGGTTTACAAACAAACAGATGAAGGTCAAGCGGCATTTAAGTCCTTCATTCAAACGATTCAATAA
- a CDS encoding beta-galactosidase trimerization domain-containing protein, whose protein sequence is MKDQDFSSYKLLAIPMMFLLSLEIISCLKEFVANGGPVVCTYMTGIVDEHNLANLGGWPQDLQDIFGINLVEADTLYPFNRNKVRYGEKEHTSLLEVKQAEFRDEYREDFYAHTPAITSHSFEKGKTYFIRGRLEQSFHSDFYGEIIKELRLAPVISVQHEKGVSVQARQSETEDSFFVMNFTEENQVFALINLFGIRSIK, encoded by the coding sequence ATGAAAGATCAAGACTTTTCTTCTTATAAGCTATTGGCTATACCGATGATGTTTTTGTTAAGTCTAGAGATTATTTCATGTTTAAAAGAATTTGTAGCAAATGGTGGACCGGTAGTTTGTACTTATATGACAGGAATAGTGGATGAGCATAATCTAGCGAACTTAGGTGGTTGGCCACAAGATTTACAAGATATCTTTGGAATAAATTTGGTAGAAGCAGATACGCTTTACCCATTTAATCGCAATAAAGTGCGTTATGGTGAGAAAGAACACACGTCTCTATTAGAAGTAAAGCAAGCAGAGTTTAGAGACGAATACCGAGAAGACTTCTATGCTCATACACCGGCTATTACAAGTCATTCTTTTGAAAAAGGTAAAACCTATTTTATTCGTGGTAGATTAGAACAATCTTTCCATAGTGATTTTTATGGAGAAATAATAAAAGAACTGAGACTAGCGCCGGTCATATCTGTTCAGCATGAAAAAGGTGTTTCTGTCCAAGCCAGACAGTCTGAAACAGAAGATAGTTTTTTTGTGATGAACTTTACGGAAGAAAATCAAGTGTTTGCTTTGATCAATCTGTTTGGGATACGCTCAATAAAGTAG
- a CDS encoding transposase yields the protein MDPIQSFKYLLLKSIYNLSDRDLVERAKFTSLFSLTLHNEINYKLSRE from the coding sequence ATAGACCCTATCCAATCATTCAAGTATCTTTTATTGAAGTCTATCTATAATCTTTCAGATCGTGACTTAGTTGAACGTGCAAAATTTACGAGTTTATTTTCTTTAACTTTACATAACGAAATCAACTATAAACTAAGTAGAGAATAA
- a CDS encoding CAP domain-containing protein: MKRFFSSILLIIVALIIGFWLGKTDVLQGTWVGDTLSDTVEKIPNPESNKSIIEGEGSLKKVNPTPESQLQESVAVAEPEVEINEKTATIDYQLLEDSIFDLLNQVRCEKNLPELTPNAQLKKAARKRAKETEESFSHTRPDGRDTFTILEEAEYQYVYQLAGENLGMATNYLDETGMAELLSDGWVDSPGHYENMIHKDFKEVGIGVSFDGENIYAVQLFGTPMAN, translated from the coding sequence ATGAAACGGTTTTTTTCTTCTATACTATTAATAATCGTAGCATTGATAATAGGTTTTTGGTTAGGTAAGACAGATGTATTACAAGGCACTTGGGTCGGAGATACCCTTTCTGATACTGTAGAAAAAATTCCTAATCCTGAATCAAACAAATCCATTATAGAAGGGGAAGGTTCTTTAAAAAAAGTGAACCCGACTCCTGAAAGTCAATTACAAGAATCGGTAGCCGTAGCTGAACCAGAAGTGGAGATTAACGAAAAAACAGCTACAATTGATTATCAACTGCTAGAAGATAGTATTTTTGACTTATTAAATCAAGTTCGTTGTGAAAAAAACTTACCTGAATTAACACCAAATGCTCAATTAAAAAAAGCAGCTCGAAAACGGGCTAAAGAAACAGAAGAATCTTTTTCCCATACTAGACCAGATGGTAGGGATACGTTTACTATTCTTGAAGAAGCAGAATATCAGTATGTTTATCAACTAGCTGGTGAAAATCTAGGAATGGCTACAAATTATCTAGATGAAACAGGAATGGCGGAGTTATTGTCTGATGGTTGGGTAGATAGCCCAGGACATTATGAAAATATGATTCATAAAGACTTTAAAGAAGTGGGTATTGGCGTTTCTTTTGATGGAGAAAATATTTACGCCGTTCAACTTTTTGGCACACCTATGGCGAATTAA
- a CDS encoding beta-galactosidase encodes MYISDWLNNIFETIHQNSGNVILATLSGARPAWLSQNMRKYCVLMSCD; translated from the coding sequence GTGTACATATCTGACTGGTTAAATAACATATTTGAAACCATTCACCAAAATAGTGGCAATGTTATCTTAGCAACTCTAAGTGGAGCAAGGCCTGCTTGGTTGTCCCAAAACATGCGGAAGTATTGTGTACTAATGAGCTGCGATTAA
- the pepF gene encoding oligoendopeptidase F: MGQEKLKNRADVLEELTWDLTALYETTEDFYKAIEEMKAATDKFCSDYEEQLVNAAIIGLGLKDYEKIMQSASLINHYAFLPEAADITNPANTELSRFVNNLLAEIDTKLSFFDSELIANDSDILQQVVQVEPSFAAYIRHIKEKKSIQLDPSVEKALAQLGPVLNAPESIYEQARLADMDFGSFTVDGKEYPLSFVSYEEYYMYHGDTAIRRAAFDKFSVVLADYQNVVAETYYTQVQKEKTLATMRGFDSIFDYLLFDQEVDRGLYNRQIDTIMNNLAPIMQKYITHVKEENKLDKMTYADLKIDLDSTYSLNVTVEESKELVAEALSVLGQDYVDLILKSYPERWVDFVQNKGKSTGGFCTNPYGKHPYVLMSWTNQLSDVYTLIHEFGHAGQAILSAGANSILGEEPSLYLIEAPSTFNELLLTDLLKRKSTDARKERFALTNMLTNTYFHNFITHLLEAAYQRDVYQLVDAGKSFDAAKLSEIKKAVLTKFWGDAVEINPGAELTWMRQSHYYMGLYSYTYSAGLTIATQAFLRIKKEGQPAIREWLEFLALGDQYEPAKAALVAGVDITTTKPLDDTINYLASSVDRIIALSKEIKR, from the coding sequence ATGGGACAAGAAAAATTAAAAAATCGAGCAGATGTTCTTGAAGAATTAACATGGGACTTAACCGCTCTTTACGAAACAACCGAAGATTTTTATAAGGCTATCGAAGAAATGAAAGCAGCAACAGATAAATTTTGTAGCGATTATGAGGAGCAATTGGTTAATGCTGCGATTATTGGATTAGGTTTAAAAGATTACGAAAAAATTATGCAATCAGCTTCTTTAATCAATCATTATGCTTTTTTACCAGAAGCAGCAGATATTACAAATCCAGCTAATACAGAGCTTTCTCGTTTTGTGAATAACTTGTTAGCAGAGATAGATACTAAATTATCATTCTTTGATTCTGAACTAATCGCAAATGATTCAGACATTCTCCAGCAAGTTGTACAAGTAGAACCATCCTTTGCTGCCTATATTCGACACATTAAAGAAAAAAAGAGTATTCAATTAGATCCCTCAGTAGAAAAAGCACTAGCCCAATTAGGCCCAGTATTAAACGCGCCTGAGTCTATTTATGAACAGGCTCGCTTAGCAGACATGGACTTTGGTAGTTTTACTGTTGACGGTAAAGAGTATCCACTAAGTTTTGTTTCCTATGAAGAATACTACATGTATCATGGTGATACAGCTATTCGCCGTGCAGCTTTTGATAAGTTTTCAGTCGTTTTAGCAGATTATCAAAATGTAGTGGCAGAAACGTATTACACACAAGTACAAAAAGAAAAAACATTAGCTACAATGCGAGGTTTTGATTCAATTTTTGATTACTTGTTATTTGATCAAGAAGTAGACCGTGGGTTGTATAATCGTCAAATCGATACCATCATGAATAATCTGGCTCCGATTATGCAAAAATACATTACACATGTTAAAGAAGAAAATAAGCTAGATAAAATGACGTATGCTGATCTGAAAATAGACTTAGATTCAACGTATTCGCTAAATGTAACCGTTGAAGAGTCTAAAGAATTAGTCGCCGAAGCCTTAAGTGTTTTGGGTCAAGATTATGTAGACCTTATTTTAAAATCTTACCCAGAACGTTGGGTAGATTTTGTTCAAAACAAAGGGAAATCAACAGGTGGTTTTTGCACCAATCCCTATGGTAAGCATCCTTATGTTCTAATGTCTTGGACAAATCAACTGTCTGATGTGTATACTTTGATTCATGAATTTGGTCATGCCGGACAAGCAATATTATCTGCAGGTGCCAACTCTATTTTAGGTGAAGAGCCATCGCTCTACTTAATTGAAGCACCATCTACCTTCAACGAATTGTTATTAACTGATTTATTAAAACGAAAAAGTACAGATGCCCGAAAAGAACGGTTTGCTTTAACAAATATGCTGACAAATACGTATTTCCACAACTTTATTACGCATTTATTGGAAGCAGCTTACCAAAGAGACGTTTATCAATTAGTGGATGCTGGGAAAAGTTTTGATGCAGCTAAACTGAGCGAGATTAAAAAAGCTGTCTTAACTAAATTCTGGGGCGATGCCGTTGAAATAAATCCTGGTGCGGAACTAACCTGGATGCGTCAAAGTCATTATTACATGGGACTTTATTCTTATACGTATTCAGCAGGATTAACGATTGCAACACAAGCTTTCTTGCGGATTAAAAAAGAAGGACAGCCGGCTATTCGAGAGTGGCTAGAATTTTTAGCACTAGGCGATCAATACGAACCTGCAAAAGCAGCTTTAGTCGCAGGAGTAGATATTACAACAACAAAACCATTAGATGATACGATCAACTATTTAGCTAGTTCAGTAGATAGAATTATCGCTTTAAGTAAAGAAATTAAACGTTAA
- a CDS encoding PepSY domain-containing protein codes for MLTKISLISGSVVMLLAACGGTEAPTNNSIMTESDNSNSISKNFEGESFSITYEQAVADFQGAYPNAAISSIDFDKDFGNYTYEISGFNDTQEIDWEVNAENGEETKNNTEKKDLDYDDQELMVDELMVIDELIDKSKKEAPNAALVSWNLEADEETNTPLFTGEFKEGNNEVNIHLNAETGEFLSVEND; via the coding sequence ATGTTAACAAAAATAAGCTTAATCAGTGGGAGTGTTGTAATGCTTTTAGCTGCATGTGGCGGCACAGAAGCACCCACGAATAATTCGATAATGACGGAATCAGATAATTCTAATTCTATATCAAAAAACTTTGAGGGGGAAAGTTTTTCAATAACGTACGAACAAGCAGTTGCTGATTTCCAAGGCGCGTATCCAAATGCAGCTATTTCTTCAATTGATTTTGATAAGGATTTTGGCAACTACACATATGAAATCAGCGGTTTCAATGATACTCAAGAAATCGACTGGGAAGTAAATGCTGAAAACGGAGAAGAAACAAAAAATAATACAGAAAAGAAAGACTTAGATTATGATGACCAAGAATTGATGGTGGATGAGTTAATGGTTATAGATGAATTGATTGACAAATCTAAGAAAGAAGCTCCAAATGCTGCTCTCGTTTCTTGGAATCTAGAAGCAGATGAGGAGACAAATACGCCCTTATTTACAGGAGAATTTAAAGAAGGAAATAACGAAGTAAATATCCATTTGAATGCTGAAACTGGTGAGTTTTTATCTGTTGAAAATGATTGA
- a CDS encoding bacteriorhodopsin — translation MNDFIIQIHWFYVLVMLVGALYFYNQSRNPKGVPKYEYMIAIFIPVWSALAYFSIAIGQGFLETSERTVYFARYLDWVFTTPLLLVALALTAMYYTKKNISMILSLVFLDVIMIVSGLIASFSENAAKYIWYSIGVVALIIIFYIVWVPLMNIAKESDSKLHSHYKNTALYLSLFWIGYPTVWLLGPSGLGIVSESFDIIAFILLPIFSKVGFSVLDLKGLRSLEQKSSKQK, via the coding sequence ATGAATGATTTTATTATACAAATCCATTGGTTTTATGTCTTGGTAATGCTCGTAGGGGCTCTTTACTTTTATAATCAAAGTAGAAATCCTAAAGGTGTTCCAAAATATGAATACATGATTGCAATTTTCATACCAGTATGGTCAGCACTAGCCTATTTTTCTATTGCTATAGGACAAGGATTTTTAGAAACGTCTGAAAGAACAGTCTACTTTGCAAGATACTTAGACTGGGTATTTACAACACCGCTATTGCTTGTAGCGTTGGCGCTTACAGCAATGTACTATACTAAAAAGAATATTTCTATGATTTTATCTCTCGTATTTTTAGATGTAATCATGATTGTTTCTGGATTGATAGCAAGTTTTTCAGAGAACGCTGCGAAATATATCTGGTATTCTATTGGAGTAGTTGCTCTAATCATCATTTTTTATATTGTTTGGGTACCGTTGATGAATATTGCAAAAGAAAGTGACTCAAAGCTTCATAGTCATTATAAAAATACAGCATTGTATCTGTCTCTTTTTTGGATTGGCTATCCGACAGTTTGGCTATTAGGTCCCTCTGGTCTAGGGATAGTATCAGAATCTTTTGATATTATAGCTTTCATCCTTCTACCTATTTTTTCTAAAGTAGGTTTTAGTGTCTTAGATCTCAAAGGCCTACGAAGTCTTGAGCAGAAAAGTAGTAAACAAAAATAA
- a CDS encoding DUF368 domain-containing protein, giving the protein MNNVLVNWIIRFVKGIFIGSGAILPGVSGGALAAIFGIYEEIISFLSNFRKEFRNKIVYLLPVGLGGIFGVFVLAYPIESLLRTHPVYILLFFMGCIFGTVPLLYRQAGKYGRSGKHLLITIFTATVFFFLLVSANLFLDVEVSKTPLTWVIVGVIFASGLIIPGLSSSNFLIYMNLYEPLTKGISRLDFSILIPVAIGGLLCIISLSKLVNYLMNLYYAIIFHFILGVVIASTLIILPSQQAFAALSAIEFFFSIMLFFVGLILGLWMSKLELKYKPEN; this is encoded by the coding sequence TTGAATAATGTATTAGTAAACTGGATTATAAGATTTGTTAAAGGAATCTTTATTGGATCCGGAGCAATATTGCCTGGGGTTAGTGGAGGTGCATTAGCAGCGATTTTTGGGATCTATGAGGAGATTATAAGCTTCCTATCAAACTTCAGAAAAGAATTTAGAAATAAAATAGTATACTTATTGCCTGTTGGTTTGGGAGGAATATTTGGCGTATTTGTCCTCGCCTATCCTATTGAATCCTTACTTAGAACTCATCCCGTTTATATTTTACTTTTTTTTATGGGGTGTATTTTTGGTACAGTCCCTTTATTGTACCGACAAGCCGGAAAATACGGGCGTAGTGGTAAACACTTACTTATAACCATTTTTACCGCAACCGTGTTCTTCTTTTTATTGGTCTCGGCAAACCTGTTCCTTGACGTCGAAGTTTCTAAAACCCCGCTCACGTGGGTTATAGTTGGAGTTATTTTCGCTTCGGGACTCATTATACCTGGTTTAAGTTCTTCTAACTTTCTTATCTATATGAACTTGTATGAACCTTTAACTAAAGGAATCAGCAGGCTGGATTTTTCGATTCTTATCCCAGTAGCAATCGGTGGACTGTTATGTATTATATCCTTATCAAAATTGGTTAATTATTTGATGAATTTGTATTACGCAATAATATTCCACTTTATATTAGGTGTTGTTATCGCTTCTACGCTTATCATACTTCCTTCTCAGCAAGCATTCGCAGCGTTATCTGCTATTGAATTTTTTTTTTCAATCATGCTTTTTTTCGTAGGGTTGATATTAGGATTGTGGATGAGCAAGTTGGAGTTAAAATATAAACCTGAAAATTAA